The genome window AGaaaattacaagaaaaaataCAGATAATATCCCACTGATGGCACTTATTCTGTTGCTGCTCAAGGCAATGAATCTTAATCTGTCTGCTCCACTACTTGAATGGGTCGAGTTCACCACCTGCCTTGTTTTATTAATCACCTTCTTACTgcactcaaaacaaaaccaaatatCCCTTGTTACGTAAGAACAATGCAAACTAGCTTCATTGTATCCAAGACCAACAACAATGGTTATTACTTTTTACATTGCAATAGTATGTAGCAACAAAAGTAAGTAAGTCTCTCAAGCTTTACCTTCCAGGAAATATACAGCTCCCGTGACCTGTAATGCATtcccaccaaaaaaagaagaaaaagagctGTTCAGTACAGAAAATTACCAAGAAGAAGTGCACAAAATTACAAAGTACGTGGAGCCCGTTTGGCCCAAAGCAATATATAGCATATCTAAAGGTCACATATATTTCTAGTACAATTTTGTTTGCAAGACTACAACAACAAAGAGACATCTTTACGAAGGCAATCTTAGCCTTGGTCTCGAATCTATTGAAGTGTTCTACCACCATTATTGGGCTAAAGGAAAATCATTGAATGAAAGggcacaaacaaaaatatccaAGCATGGGAGAACCATAATAGAGAAGTAGCACTTACTTGGGTCTGTGGTGGTAATGGTGGCTACACCCTTGAAATCACAAGACCCAGCAGCCCTTCCTTCCTTCTGGTAATAGCTATCAAACGCATATGAAGCATGGCTTTTCACATTATTAGGAGAGTAACAATCCTGCCCTGGCTGGATCTCTGAGCAATTGGATCGCCCCGGTCCACATGCCCAATCCAATGCCGCCTGCAAAATCTTTGAGTCTACTCCATCCATGGCAATGCAATAGGTCTGGTTTGTTGTATCATTAGCCAAAAAAGACCCACTTCCTGATACATGTAGCAAATACACCGCACTCGAATTCCCATAAAACAGGCCCCAATTGGCCTCGGATACCGGCGGAGACCTTAAATCTTCGTTGAACAATTCATAAATGTACACACTTGAAGTGGTCTCAGGGTGTAAAGGGGTGCCACTACGATCAAAAACATGCTTAATAAGATTTGAATTGTATGTATCCGCATTGTCAATAGTAGCAAAAGGCTCTTTAGAATCAGCCTTTGAAGGCCAACCACTCTCAGTAACAAGAACCACAACATCAGTGATATTGAGGTTCTTCATGGAAAAATAAGCAGCATCAATCATAGCATCTAACACATTGGTATAGTGAAGCAAAGTATTGGGATCCACCATTTCTTTGGAGGGTGTTAAAGGCTTGAAAAGGGCATTGTCAAGAGGCACCACACCTTTGTTCTGCATAAACACGTAATAAGGGTAAAGATTCATCATCAGAGGCGACCCTGTCTTGGACAAGAACTGAAGCAATGGAAGCACAATTTGCGTCCAGCTTTGGTTGAAGAAAGCCTGAGATGGTGGAAACGGGTCGAGAATTATCGAGGCGGCGTGAGGAGTAGAAATCTTGACATGGGTATGCAAATTTGCAGCCACTAAAGCACTGTAAAGCGACTGAATTGCTGGAAGAAGcagaggagctgaagaggGCACTGTGGTCAGGACCTCATCGCCAACCGCAATGCCTGTTATGAGCGTTTCTGGGTAGTATGCGACGACGTTTCGACCGACCCAAGAAGCAGCAGTGGTGTTGGAGGACCCAATGGCGAGAATCTGATTATTGGGGACACTGATAATGACTCGGATCTTGGTTTTGGCCAAGGCTTTGAGAATGTCAGGGTCCGCATCGTAGAGGCGTATGTGGTTGATCTGCTGGACTTGGAGGAACGAAACGAGGTCTGAGGGAGATAGAAGATTCGAAACGTCTGTGCCTATGTTCACTCCCACGAATGGCTCTTTGTCTTGGTCTTGATTTTGCTGCTGCTTTGTGGTTGTCAAAATGGGTGAAGAAGAGGTAGCTGAAAACCCATCAACAAAATGTTAGAAAGAGTAAAGGGTGTTGCTtgctttcttcattttgaaGCAAGCATGGGTTAAAGTGATTACCTTGAGACGCTGTGAAGAGTAAAGTGGAGataaagaagaagcagaagtaGATGGTTGAAAGTGAGAGGTTAGTGATTGTCATTGGAGAGGAGCTTGAGCTTGGCTTCCTCATCCTCTGTTTCTGGTTCAGCTACAGATCCTTGCATTATCCTCTCAAAGCTTCCTCCTTTTTGTggtttatttctttcttctgggTTTTAGTTGTTGACCCAAGAGATGTCAGTGtgtgaatgaagaaaaagaaggcaGTGATGAAATGAAAGAGGGGAAGTCAGTCAGAGGAGAGAGTAGTTCTGAATTTTTGTAGAGAGATTGCGAGGTGAAGGAAAGGAATTCACTAAAATGGCCTTGTGTGCCGACAATAAATTAGAAAGACTTAAAGAGGGTAGTTGCAACTTTTATTTGATTCTTTTCCCTAAATTAGTTGAGTTGGGTGCCCTCGAGGAAAATAGTTGAGAAGAAAAGGACATacttgaaaacaaaaggaCTTTCTAGAGCTGTACTGTAGGGTTGCCACTTGCCAGTTGAGAGTTGAGAGTTGAGAAGAcaatataaataaagtaaaaagaatataaaacgTGGGTTGGGTTTTGGTTCTTGCTTACCTCTGTAGTCTCTACCTTTGGAATGGTTTTTTGAATTACAGGCTGGCCTTCTGGCTTCTGTGTCAAGAGTGAATTGGACATTTGGTTACATCACTTGGAATTTGATTCAGGCaaggaaaataacaaaaaagattaaatggaACAATGCAGTGGTGTGCTGTTAAAATTAGTGTTAAATCATTTGTCTGTGTAGATGTAGAGAGAAGGGAAAGAAAGACATTGCCAGCCAAAAATGGATTGGAAGCACGAGCAACCAcgagaaacaaaacaaaataatacaGACACGGCAGTATCTACGGTTCACCAGTGAGTCACGAGCTTATACAGCTGAGGTCTCAGGTGGGTcaccaaaacaaatttttcttgtttttttaatctctACTTTAAATTAGCATGATGCGGCATTCGTCATTAGAGAACATTCTAAATCATTTCTAACCAGTTCATAAACTATCCAACATTAATCTGATATCTTCTGATGCCTTGCTGCCGACATTGCCGTTGAGCATCTTTGACAAAAGGGATTTTATGATAAAGCTTAAGCTTTATACGTACTGTGAATGAAATGGAAAGTAAATCTTGTTCAACCAACAGATTCTGGGTTTTCTTTCTCAACTGTAACTTGGAAAGCtatgaatatataaatatatgaaaatggtTAGAACTTAGAGCGCACAACACAAGACTATTGACATCTTCTAGTTTCTCTGTCTTCAGACAGACAGCTAATGAAAAGTTGGTTTTTTATGGattaaataattgaagaaacaGGACTGGAGGAGAGACATGTTTTCTAGAAGAGAGGACAGGATAAAAAATCTCATATCAAAGTTAGATCGCAATCTTTAACTAAGAGTAGTGGTCATACAAACAAAATACtatatttataaacaaaatactATATTTATAATAAGTTTATCCAGCTCTTTACCATTACATTTGGACTTGGTTTGAGATGGCTATATGTGCGAGTATCACAGCTCAGGTGCTTAGCTGTATCTTCTGCACAAGATTGACATGTTGAATTTCTGGGAAATACCATGCTGCAGAATGGGGAAGAGTGTTCTGAgaaattcataattttcagTCACGAGAACAGATTAAGCAACTAGGAGAAAGAAAACTGCTCAGTACATCCAGCAATCTGATACaggaaacaaacaataaaaccTACGTTTCCCATTTCCAAAATCAGATATCTCATTGTGGGCAATCTCtaaccaacaacaaaacataaaataaaaaataaaaaataaaaaataaaaaataaaaaattcaaaagccCTACGATGTCCCATAAGGAACTTTGACTAAGGTGAGAATACACTCTACCTAACGATTCAGAAATATTCATAGAGAAACATCAATACATTTCCAAAAACAGAGACTCTAGGCAAAATCAGTGCAATTTATCCAGCTGGTTTGCCAACGAATGTTGACTTCACCTTTTAGGTATGGAGATGAATGGGAGCTTGGGGACTTCGATTCTCTAATACCTTGACTACTTTCTTTAAACATTTCAAAAGTCCGGTTACCGGAGGGCATTGATGAAAGCCATCAATGAATCAACATCCCTCTTCTCTGATGGGTACTTGATTGGCCGAGAAGAGTGTTTGGGGAAGAAAAGTATCGTGGGGAAGCTTCCAAGCTGCAGTTCGTTCTGGGCAAACTCCTTCTGCTCACCATCTGCTCTGAACTTTCCTACTTTCACACCACTTCCTGCCAACTTGTCAGCCAGCTCAATGTATGATCCTTCCATTGCCTGGCAGAATTGGCACCATGGTGCATAGAGCACTACAATCCATGGTTCGTGCCGGTTCTCTAGCCTTGCCAAATTTTCTATTCCAGTCCGGCTTAAGGTAACTAAATTTTGGGAAGTAAAGATATCAGTTTCAGTGGCAGTGCCATTTGAATGTGCAGCCCCATTACCATTAGATTGGTTTCCCTCTTCCTGTTTAATGTTGCCTTTGTGAAGACCACATTCCTTAGCCTTGGCATCctcccaccaccaccttcCTTCTCTTTCATGTTGCCCTGGTAGGACTGACCTTGTGCATGGCTCACAACCAATTGAGATGTACCCCTTCGAGTGCAGTGAATTCACGGGCACATTCATGGCACGAAGGAAGTCCCATATGTCACGACCTTCAACATTTGCTACTGGGTTCCACTTCACCAGGCTCCCAATCCCACCATCCAGTCCCTCAAAAACAGGGTCGACCTGGACAACCGGAATTTCAGACCTAGTACCTGGAGATTGATCTTTCCTTTGGCCGGTGATCCAGGCACGTAGCCCCTTAAGGGCCCTCCTCAGAGGTCTCACCTTCCTCACGCGGCAGCACTCCTGGTGCCCATCCTCGTAGAAAGAGAACAGCCCTTTGCTCCTTACTAATGCCTGAACTTCAACAGCATCTGGAAACATGTATTCAATGCGGATGCCATAGTGCTTCTCAACTGTGTCAAAGAATTGATATGTTTCTGGGTTCAGCCTCCCAGTATCCAAGCTGAAAACCCTATAGGGCCTACCAGTTAAATGTGCATACTCAATCAAAGCAACATCCTCAGCTCCACTGCCAAAACAGAGGTTTTTTGTTACTAACGAAAATAAAATGGCTACTATTCGAGGCCACATTTTAAGCAATCATCAAAAGGCATATACCATGGCAAACTTCTCTCAACTAGCTCAACACATCATAAAAGCTTAATTTCCAGTAACAATATATTGGAAAATCACAACCACCGTCTCAAGGAAAGTGAATACTACAACATAGCCGACAGGTGACTCAGTTTAAATTCTCTATTGTTATTTACTATCAGCTAGAGTGCTAGATCTTATCAGCAATCCCACCTAAATCTAGATGACAAATGACTATTGCCATAGTTATTTTGATATAGTCAAGTCTATAAATGGACACTTACTAGATTCATATTGAGATGAGTACATCTACATCATGACCCCGCATTGCACATGCATTAATGTAAGTTcgggatttttttatttttttatttttggtaaagGATCATATATGGGAAAAATGATTCTTAGGCGGAGGTTTATTGACAATACATTATTACTTTCAAAAACGTTCCGCCCTTAATATACAGTTTTCTGATCACCATAACTTATTGAACACTCTTAATATTTAAGGATATTCCCATATCTTTCATGCAATTGCCACACTCAACTACAGCTACCAAATAAGGTATTCTTTGATTGCACACAGCCACATAATGCGCTTCAAATGTTTAAGCCCAGGTTTAGAAAATAACAACTAACCCAACAGAATGTTCCTCATTAAGTTTTTCAATTATCAATTTTACAAATAATCATCAAAATTAAGTAGtaaagggaaaacaaaattggAGAGAGAGGACCACCTGAAAGCAATGGCAATGTCGTTGCCGAATTTCTCAAGGGCCTTGTCCATAATTTCAAGAGGGGAAGCATTCTCAAGCCCTTTAGCTAATTGCGTAAAATCCTCTGCCTCTACTTTCTCAACTGCCTCTGCAAAATTCACCAATTTTCAGCCAAACCCACAACAAATGAATTCCCTGAAATTCtccaaaaatataacaaatttCAAATCTTTACCAGGAGCAACGATGGTTGCTGCAAGAGGCACTATTGACTCGTTCCGTTTAGACTGCGCATTTACGGGCTTCACCGAGCTCCGTCTTTGAGAAAATGTTACAGCTTGGCTTTGAATTTGGCCGAGGGCTCGATCAAACACCCGAAAATAACCAACTGGTGGAGCTGCACATTCAAAAATGGGAACCCTAACATGTAATTACATCccaaattgaaagaaaactaACTAACTTGTCCAGATTTCTCAATTCTGAGTCCagtc of Prunus dulcis chromosome 4, ALMONDv2, whole genome shotgun sequence contains these proteins:
- the LOC117624010 gene encoding 5'-adenylylsulfate reductase 3, chloroplastic-like, with translation MALAVASSSTSISGRTFSPSTPSFDLKAPPVGYFRVFDRALGQIQSQAVTFSQRRSSVKPVNAQSKRNESIVPLAATIVAPEAVEKVEAEDFTQLAKGLENASPLEIMDKALEKFGNDIAIAFSGAEDVALIEYAHLTGRPYRVFSLDTGRLNPETYQFFDTVEKHYGIRIEYMFPDAVEVQALVRSKGLFSFYEDGHQECCRVRKVRPLRRALKGLRAWITGQRKDQSPGTRSEIPVVQVDPVFEGLDGGIGSLVKWNPVANVEGRDIWDFLRAMNVPVNSLHSKGYISIGCEPCTRSVLPGQHEREGRWWWEDAKAKECGLHKGNIKQEEGNQSNGNGAAHSNGTATETDIFTSQNLVTLSRTGIENLARLENRHEPWIVVLYAPWCQFCQAMEGSYIELADKLAGSGVKVGKFRADGEQKEFAQNELQLGSFPTILFFPKHSSRPIKYPSEKRDVDSLMAFINALR
- the LOC117624009 gene encoding glucan endo-1,3-beta-glucosidase 1, translating into MRKPSSSSSPMTITNLSLSTIYFCFFFISTLLFTASQATSSSPILTTTKQQQNQDQDKEPFVGVNIGTDVSNLLSPSDLVSFLQVQQINHIRLYDADPDILKALAKTKIRVIISVPNNQILAIGSSNTTAASWVGRNVVAYYPETLITGIAVGDEVLTTVPSSAPLLLPAIQSLYSALVAANLHTHVKISTPHAASIILDPFPPSQAFFNQSWTQIVLPLLQFLSKTGSPLMMNLYPYYVFMQNKGVVPLDNALFKPLTPSKEMVDPNTLLHYTNVLDAMIDAAYFSMKNLNITDVVVLVTESGWPSKADSKEPFATIDNADTYNSNLIKHVFDRSGTPLHPETTSSVYIYELFNEDLRSPPVSEANWGLFYGNSSAVYLLHVSGSGSFLANDTTNQTYCIAMDGVDSKILQAALDWACGPGRSNCSEIQPGQDCYSPNNVKSHASYAFDSYYQKEGRAAGSCDFKGVATITTTDPSHGSCIFPGSKKVINKTRQVVNSTHSSSGADRLRFIALSSNRISAISGILSVFFLVIFSTLLFIPFVTPC